In Besnoitia besnoiti strain Bb-Ger1 chromosome I, whole genome shotgun sequence, the genomic window cccTTCTCatgcggcgtcgtcgtctgttTTGGGAGCTCCTGAGGCatccgctgcgtctcgttCCTCAGGCCTTCCTCCGGATACaagaggggagaggcgagacggcTGTTTACCAAGCGTAGCGCCAAAGACACGCCGATTTCGTGCTATGTTTTTTGACTTTGGTTTGGATCTGCTGCTCGACTCGGCGCTGAAAAGCCCAGCATCAAGCCAAGAGAATCAGAATCCAGACGAGCGGGGAGAGGGGCCCAGAgactgcagccgcagctctcgttcgtctcctctcgcgctttcCGCTGCGAGACGGGCTCCTGACGAGGGTTCCGCATGCAGGGAACATACTATTTTCGATGCTTCGCAGACCTCTTCTTTGCAGGAATCCCGTGAcacctcgtcgtccgcgcagtccgcctctgcatcgccgcggcggtcggcCCTCAATGCCTCACAGTCGCTTCGGCTCATTCAGCACCAGCTCCCGCGGCTCCTGTCGAACATGCGAGCGCCAGACGACGAGGTGGAAagagcggcgctgcgcttGCGAGAGAATGCGGACGAGAGTGAGGCCTGCCAGCTCCTCTCACGAGACAAAGTGCGGTGCGAGAAGACGGGACCGGCGCGTTCGACTCCCTTGTCGCGGTccttcgctggcggcgcgcgaggcgaggcaccgccgcgcgcagaggagaatgGCAATGACAGCGGACTCGGTCAGTGGACAGGCGAAGAAAGGACGATGCAGACAACGGGGGCAGATGGAAACGGCgaacgaggagacgacgacacGAGTTCGTGCGCGCTGTCGAAATGGGGCATGCGAGAGGAGCGGGAAGGGTACAGTCAGATGAGCGCCAGTGGAGTCGAAGAGAGCGCGTCTCAAGTCAACTTTGAGGTCTTTTCCCAGTTACTCTCTTCGGTCAGTCAGCCCGTGACTGAGGGCCGGCTTGCAGAAGGAGCAGCAACGGATCACGACGCTGGATGACGAGATAGACGAACGGCGCCCGCCAGGGAGAGAGGGCTCACACAGAGGGAAACAAGAAGGAACTCGGGCGTGAGAGCGatcctccagcagcgcctctcttTTCCGCATCAGCTCAAGAAAACGAACCCGAGCCTACACCGGagtggggaggggggggggggggtgaaACTCCTTCTTCAcctggcggcctcttcggcgtcggcAGGTTCGTCTCCatctccttcgtcttcctcccgTGGCTCCGGAGTGCCAGCCGCCTTCCGGCTCTCTGCGGAACACTTGGCTCAATGGAAGACACGAGAGAATACGAAACACTACGCCATTCAGTGCCCGAATATAAGCCGCGAAATATGCGGCTTCAGACTCGCATCCGCGTTGTGCGGAGCAGGTACCGTGCGGCAGAAGGAAGAACAGTGACATCGATGTCCGGAAGCAACCAGAAGGAACGAGGGCTACCATGCAGGAATCCCagcaggagagagacgcgagcggaCGCTCCAGACGGGACGACAGAGCAGAGCCACAGTCATAAATGAGCGGTGCCGAGACGGCGTAGGAGGTGTACGGCAGAAAGGATCGCGCGCATGTATAGAACTGAATGCACAGAAGAGTCAGCTGACGCTCAAAGAGAACGTTCGGTTTTCTTGCGGATGATATCCGCGATACGTTTCTTGTcgactctctctctgagCGCAGTGCTCTTGTCTGCATGACGACGGCGAGCTAACACCATGATGAGCTGCTAGAGAGGCGTGAAAGCGGTGACTGTAGAGGAAGTAGGATATATCTTGAGGCTGACGAGAGGTGTTACCTGCGTGTGGAATGGAGGGAGCAGGGACTGGTTCGCGTTTGTACAGGGAAGTTGTTTTGTTCGTTTTGGGGGGAGCCACTGACCCTCTGGATACCTTTCTGTCGCGCGTGGACTCAGGCGCGTGGCACcagtcgcgcggctgcgtgaaTCGTCGGTGATGTTTGCTTTTGCTGTTTGCTACGCGAACACTTGAGAGCAGATGAGAGGACGCTAGACAAAAGGAGCCTCTACAGGCTCGGTAACTGAATAAGTTGCGTACCTCAAATAGCGTGGTGTGACGTGGAGTCTGGCGAGTAGCGTGCGCTGATTCGAGGTTTTTGAGTAGGAATTTCACGCATAGCAGTAGTCCCCGGCACCCACTCCGATATATTTCCTCTTCACGAAATTCAGGTCCAGGCACGATTCACTGGTCAAACGGATCGAGCAAGCCACGTCCGAACGATTTTCAGTCTCGTACAGTAGCTATTGACCCTGTACACAACACGTGACTTCCGCGACCACCGGGCATCGTTGAGCAAGCGAGCCTGGCTTCGCCAGACAGACGAGCAATACGCCAGTAGACAAAGCCTCGGATTGCTGTTGCGCGCGGGAAATTGAGGCAGACCGGCTGGACGTACGAGTCTTTCAGAACAGATTCTCTTGCGCGTAGTCTTCGGACGCGGCTTTCATTCAGCACCGCACCGTCGAGCGTGTGGCGTGCGTTCAGCTGCACGTTTCCCGCGCGACTTGCTCACCGAGTATTTCCACAAAAACATCAAGCACGTCCAtgagagaagcagaggctTCCTTCTCATTCATCGCTGAAGTGGATTGCTCCTCCGCCGTTCGTTTCAAAGCAGTATCGACAGCCTGTTCTAGAACCCGCTTGTCGGCATATGTAGCACTGACAGACTTTTGAACAAGACTGAGAAGGTCATCGCGAGTTCTGCGAATGAGAAAGGCTTCATCCAGCACCCCCAGCTCCTCAAAGGGTCCCGGGGCTAGGAGCTGTCCAACGGAGGGTTCATCGTTGTAGTTGACACGATCATCGATGCGTcttttcttcggcgccgcaATGTCTGTGCGGCAACTGGGGACGCCAAGTCTCCGGTCTTCTtgcgctcggcgcgctggATTTGAGAGGAAACGCTGAAATGCCGCGGTGTGACCTGATACGGCATCGGCTGGATCGTCTTCTGAACGGATGCCGCGTGCCAGCGTCCGGAGGGCAACCGGTTTGCCTAGATCGACGTCGGGCAGCTGCTCGGCTACAGAGTAAAACCCCTTCAAGCAGTTTTCAGCGCTTGCGAAATCGTGACGCGTTGCTGCTCCGAAGCTGAAGCCCGAAGAAACGTTCGGCGGCCCGGCTACAGAGCAAGTTGTCCTGCCAACTTCTGGGTGGCAAATTCGGCGATAGTCTTTTACCGTTTGGGGCACATCCACGTCCATTGTTTCGAGGTCGTTGTCTCCAGACAAGCATTTTCCTGCCCCATTGGCTTCCCGCTCGTAGCGTTTTCCAAAACGATACTCATGCAGGTTGATATGGTTCACGACATAGCGGCGATCGATAGGTTGCCCCGGTGCATA contains:
- a CDS encoding hypothetical protein (encoded by transcript BESB_006020), with protein sequence MEGEEENARPEVCLNSSSGVLPREEAPSSLKRRRERQMENCDEMPRASSPSVSPRLTAAMVVAGEAGGALAGQQKQSVRKKARDEIRLPSSPTSSTHECPSSSASSPYSSSRPSFPSSSSVSSSPSPSCTPSGTPIEAPTPPSSPHCPPSQACESSFSASPSHAASSSVLGAPEASAASRSSGLPPDTRGERRDGCLPSVAPKTRRFRAMFFDFGLDLLLDSALKSPASSQENQNPDERGEGPRDCSRSSRSSPLALSAARRAPDEGSACREHTIFDASQTSSLQESRDTSSSAQSASASPRRSALNASQSLRLIQHQLPRLLSNMRAPDDEVERAALRLRENADESEACQLLSRDKVRCEKTGPARSTPLSRSFAGGARGEAPPRAEENGNDSGLGQWTGEERTMQTTGADGNGERGDDDTSSCALSKWGMREEREGYSQMSASGVEESASQVNFEVFSQLLSSVSQPVTEGRLAEGAATDHDAG
- a CDS encoding hypothetical protein (encoded by transcript BESB_006030); amino-acid sequence: MDVDVPQTVKDYRRICHPEVGRTTCSVAGPPNVSSGFSFGAATRHDFASAENCLKGFYSVAEQLPDVDLGKPVALRTLARGIRSEDDPADAVSGHTAAFQRFLSNPARRAQEDRRLGVPSCRTDIAAPKKRRIDDRVNYNDEPSVGQLLAPGPFEELGVLDEAFLIRRTRDDLLSLVQKSVSATYADKRVLEQAVDTALKRTAEEQSTSAMNEKEASASLMDVLDVFVEILGEQVARETCS